The window AATCGAGGCCAGCAAGCCAAAAGCAACGCCATAGGCGGCCCAATAGTCTGCCAGATGATTGAAATTAATTCCTGCTAGCAGCGCTCCAAACCCCAGCCCGATCGCAATCCAACTCCACTTGGGCAAGCGGTGGGAGTTAATCACCGACAGCAGCGTCAAAATCAGAATCAGGGGATATTCTTGGGTTGTGGGAAACAGGTAGGGCGCAGCGATCGCGTTAAACGATCCACCCAAAGCTCCCCCCAAAGCAATCCAGAAATAAAACTGCGTTAGGTAGGTTACGGATGGCTTAATTAGCGCCAGAGTTTGATGGCAAACAAAGGCCGCGATCGCAAATCCCAGCCAGTGAAATGGCAACATCACCCACAAATTTTGGGCCCCATCCAAGCGCGACCAAAACACCAACGGAGTCACCAATAATGGCAAGCTGGCGATCGACAGTGGATAGGCGATCGCGCTCCATCGCCAATTGGAAAAAGCGACAATATAAGTTAGTAGATAAAGGCTGAGGGGAATTGCCCAAAAGAGGGGAATTGCCGCCAAATCCGTGGTGACATAGGTGGTGACACCCAGCGATAAGCTGGCTGGCAAGAAGGCAAATAGGGCCCATTGGAGTCGATCGCGCCAAGTGGGTTGCAAGGGTTTGTTTGGCGAGCTATCCGGCTCAGAAGCAAACGTTAAGCGATTGACCACTGCGCCATTTTTTGAACTAGCTGGTGTATTGCCGAGGGTGGTTAATTGCTCTGGTAATGTTGTTAATTCTTCTAGATTTTCGAGGCTTTCTAGTTTTTTAAAGTCTCCTAAACTTTCAAAATTTTCTAATCCTGGTTGTTGTTTTGATTGCAGAAATTGTTCTAAGTCATTTGAGTCGCCCGCAGAATTCCAATTGCGATCGCGCCAAGTAATTAGCACACAGGCCCCAATGAGAAGCAGCTCAATCCCATAGCCCAATTGCCAAAATTGTCGCTGTTCCAGCAGGGAAAAGAGCGGCTCAATAGCCCCTGGATATCCCAAAACGCCTAACAAGCTGCCCGCATTACTCGCAGCATAAAGGACATAGGGATCCTTACCTAAATCTAAGCGAGTTTGCGATACCCACCGTTGCAACAAGGGAGCCGTTGCTGAAAGGGCAAAAAACGGCAAAGCCACTCCTAAAAACAAAATTTGGAGCAGAGTGATTAAGGGGCGATCGACAGTAATGATTGATTGACTCAAGACTTGGTTGAACTGACTCCAAAGCGCCAACCCACCCCCGATCGCCACAGCTCCATGGATCCAAAACTGAGAGCGTAACGACGGGCAATCGCTCAACCAAGCCGCATAGCCATAGCCGGCCAACAGCATCATTTGAAAGAAAGCCTGGCAAACATTCCAAACGGCCGGTGTTCCCCCCAACAGAGGCAGCAGGCTTTTTGCAACAATAAATTGCACCCAAAATAGTAAAAAAGCGCTACCAAAGAGCGCTACCGAAAATATTGTTTTTTTCATGATTCTTGTGAACCAAGGAAGTTTTATAAAACCAAATCATTACCTATCCAGTTCTGGCTAGCTCTGATCCTGCTGTCACCCATGCTGAACAAGCCGGTTTGGTCTTAACTCAGCACCTATTTAGCCCAAATTATCTTAACCTAGTTCCCCAAAAGACAAGGGGCTTAAGCCCCTTGCCCCCGAACTTTTGCACAATCACGATCTGCCAAGATCACGATCTTCTGGGGAAATTATTTTCCAGGTTCGTGACTTTTAAGCCTTCAGGATTTGAGGTGACGGAAACCAGATAATCAACGCTAGACCTTAGCGGGTTCTGAAAAGCGGATTTTCAGGTAATCTTCTTCCATTTTAGCACCCGTTGGTTGCAGAGCCGCCAGGGCTTGGGGCAACACCAAATTACGGCGATGGTTACCGATCCGAACATTCAGTTCATCACCGGTTTTGCTCAGTTCAATCTGGCTCTTAGGAATGCCCGGCAAGTACATTTCCAGACTGTAGGTGTTGTCCACCTGCACCACACGCAAGGTCGTTTCTTTGTAATAAACCTGAGCAGGATCTTCGTTGTTCGGGTAAAGGGTTTCCTTCAGGCGATCGAGCGCTGCCAATCCGCATAATTCTTCAGAAAAAAGCGGCACTTCTTTCACCGGCAAGGGGCGGAAATTCTCGTGAATTTCATCCTTATATTTCTGTTGATCGGCTTTCCAGCGATCGAAAAAGGGATCGCTCACCTCCGCCGGAATCACCCGATTGGCCACCACCATATCGGTTGCCACGTTATATAAACTCAGGTAAGCATGGGCCCGCAGCGATTCCTTGATCACCATTTTTTCTGGATTGGTCACCAGCCGCACCGAAGTTTGGGAACTGTTGGTTAAGACCTTTTCCAACGCCTCAATTTGTTCATAGAACTCGTAGGGCGCGTCCATCACTTCCTTATCCGGCAATGAAAAACCAGCGATCGGGCGGAAGATCGGTTCTACCAATGGCCGCAGGGCGACAGACATGCTTTGCAGCGGCTTATAGAAGCGGCGCATGTACCAACCGCCCACTTCCGGCAGGCTCAAAAGCCGCAAGGCCGTGCCCGTGGGGGCTGAGTCAATGATCAAGACTTCGTATTCACCCTCGTCGTAGTGTCGCTTCATGCGCACCAGGGCGAAAATTTCGTCCATTCCCGGCAAAATCGCCAATTCTTCCGCTTGCACACCTTCTAGGCCACGCGCTTGCAGGACTTGCGTGATGTAGCGCTTCACTGCGCCCCAATTTCCTTCTAATTCTGCCAGGGCATCCAACTCCGCCGCCCACAGGTTCGGTCGCACCGCGATCGGGTCGTGACCCAACTCTAAATCCAGGCTATCGGCTAAGGAATGGGCCGGATCGGTACTGAGGACGAGGGTTTTGTAGCCCAGCTCGGCACAGCGCAGGCCGGTGGCTGCGGCGACGGAGGTTTTACCGACTCCGCCTTTGCCGGTCATCAAAATTACGCGCATGATGGAATTGCCTTTGTTTCGGAGGAGACGATCGCCCAGTGCGCCTCCATTATGGCGTTTTTTGTAAAGCTTTTTGAAGCCTGTCTCAGTTAGGTTGCGCGATCTGTCAACCGTTTGCGCGAGCAAAATGCTGTTTCAACACATCCCAGATGGAACATTGCCAATAGTCAATGTGGGAGTTGATTAAACCCTGGGAATTCAGCCCCAGCTCGCTCCAACCGGTGATCGAAATTCGCGGTTTCCAGGGGATTGGTGTCGTCCAAGTCAGAGTCCAGTCTGTGCGGATCGTGCGATCGGTTGTCACAGCAATTTCATGCAGCCTGAGGCAAGGATCCTGAAACCATTGATCAATAAAGGCGATCGTTTTTCGGTAGCGATCAACTCCTCGAAATTCACTCGTTGGATCTTTGAAATAAACCTCCCGATCGTAAATTTCAAATGTTTGATCCTTAGGAAATTTCTGATAGTCTGCCTTCAGAATTTCGACAATTGATTCCATACTCATCAGTTTATGCATTTGATTCTCAAGGTTAATTCAGAGAATATTTGAAGCAGCAAAGCCCATGTCTAATTCATCTCATCAATCAACGAACCAAAGGAACTAGCTCAATAGCACCAGTCAAAGAGCTATCCCGTTTGCGCAATTAATTGATTGCTTGTGAGCATTAAAATCACCTTTCAAATCTCCTCGTGAAATAAAGTTATCTAAAAATGTTATTCTTTATAAAAGATTTTTATCATGGCTACTGTCTGAATCTTTTGAAATTAATTTCTCAATAAATTTTTAATTGCATTTTTGAGCCAATTTTAAAGCAAATTGCTCCATAATTCTTAAAATAACTATTTAGTTATAAAACATTCGATAACTCACTTCAAAGTCTTCTCCTAACACAGCTCAGCTTATTTTTTTCTAGTTTTGATTCAATTTTCTGCCTACTAATCTAGCAACCTATCGTTGCAATTGCTATGATCAGGGCTAAGCCAACATGATCTCAAGCAGTCGTCAAGTTAAGCCCCAAAGCTCTTCAAACTCCACTCAAGACCATGACCCAATCAGCCTCGCTCAAGGCTTGGGTCGTGACTAAGGCGCTGAATCCACCCCTCAACTGCATGACCGTGGCCCATGACTAGCCCACTGCAACAAACATCACCCACTTTGTGGCCCAACCTTGATGGTTACGAAATTACTGAGCAACTTTACTCAGGATCTCGCACAGCCGTTTACCGGGCAATTCAGACGGATACAGGGCGATCGGTCGTCATCAAAATTCTTTGCCATGAGTATCCCAGCTTTAACGAGCTGACACAATTTCGCAATCAATATAGCATCGCCAAGTCTTTGAACATTACGGGTATTGTACATCCCTATAGTTTAGAAGCCTATGGCAACAGTTATGCCCTAGTGATGGAAGATTTCAGTGCTATCTCCCTAGAAAATTACCGAAAACAATATTCAATTTCATTAACTGATTTTCTGTTTATTGCCTTACAGGTATCCGAAATTCTTCATGACTTACACCAAAGCCGCGTTATTCATCGAGATATCAAGCCCGCCAATATTTTGATTCAACCCAGCACCAAAGCAATCAAGATTATTGACTTTAGTATTGCTTCCGTGCTGCCCAAGGAAACTCAGGAAATTCAGAACCCTAATCTTCTTGAGGGAACCATTGCCTATTTAGCCCCTGAACAAACCGGCCGCATGAATCGCGGCATTGATTATCGCACGGACTTTTATGCCCTTGGAGTCACCTTTTATCAATTGTTGAGTGGTCGGCTCCCCTTTGAAGCAGCGGATCCCCTCAAACTCATTCACTGTCACATTGCCAAAACACCCACAGCGCTTGACCAGGTGAATCCCGCGATTCCTTCCATGGTGGCAGCCATTGTCTCTAAATTAATGGCAAAAAATGCAGAACATCGCTATCAAAC is drawn from Limnothrix sp. FACHB-406 and contains these coding sequences:
- a CDS encoding TRC40/GET3/ArsA family transport-energizing ATPase — translated: MRVILMTGKGGVGKTSVAAATGLRCAELGYKTLVLSTDPAHSLADSLDLELGHDPIAVRPNLWAAELDALAELEGNWGAVKRYITQVLQARGLEGVQAEELAILPGMDEIFALVRMKRHYDEGEYEVLIIDSAPTGTALRLLSLPEVGGWYMRRFYKPLQSMSVALRPLVEPIFRPIAGFSLPDKEVMDAPYEFYEQIEALEKVLTNSSQTSVRLVTNPEKMVIKESLRAHAYLSLYNVATDMVVANRVIPAEVSDPFFDRWKADQQKYKDEIHENFRPLPVKEVPLFSEELCGLAALDRLKETLYPNNEDPAQVYYKETTLRVVQVDNTYSLEMYLPGIPKSQIELSKTGDELNVRIGNHRRNLVLPQALAALQPTGAKMEEDYLKIRFSEPAKV
- a CDS encoding DUF2358 domain-containing protein, translating into MSMESIVEILKADYQKFPKDQTFEIYDREVYFKDPTSEFRGVDRYRKTIAFIDQWFQDPCLRLHEIAVTTDRTIRTDWTLTWTTPIPWKPRISITGWSELGLNSQGLINSHIDYWQCSIWDVLKQHFARANG
- a CDS encoding fused MFS/spermidine synthase, giving the protein MQFIVAKSLLPLLGGTPAVWNVCQAFFQMMLLAGYGYAAWLSDCPSLRSQFWIHGAVAIGGGLALWSQFNQVLSQSIITVDRPLITLLQILFLGVALPFFALSATAPLLQRWVSQTRLDLGKDPYVLYAASNAGSLLGVLGYPGAIEPLFSLLEQRQFWQLGYGIELLLIGACVLITWRDRNWNSAGDSNDLEQFLQSKQQPGLENFESLGDFKKLESLENLEELTTLPEQLTTLGNTPASSKNGAVVNRLTFASEPDSSPNKPLQPTWRDRLQWALFAFLPASLSLGVTTYVTTDLAAIPLFWAIPLSLYLLTYIVAFSNWRWSAIAYPLSIASLPLLVTPLVFWSRLDGAQNLWVMLPFHWLGFAIAAFVCHQTLALIKPSVTYLTQFYFWIALGGALGGSFNAIAAPYLFPTTQEYPLILILTLLSVINSHRLPKWSWIAIGLGFGALLAGINFNHLADYWAAYGVAFGLLASIGWALQLRKTKIISAGLAIILMMQFSVGLRGEVLLIDRSFFGVNRVVRDRSRQVMSLLHGSTLHGQQSLLPQRRDRPLTYFTETGPIGEFFAGFNQSRRDQVAVLGLGIGTLASYAQPDQQWTFYEIDPTVKLIAQNPTYFSFLELSKGKVAVEIGDGRLKMQTASDRSLDLVIMDAFSSDSIPVHLITREAIASYLNKLTDRGLILVNITNRYLDLLPVLGAISQDLRLTAIHRWDLRVLEAEKAIGKTPSHWVAIARSPQDLNWLIDRPQTQWQPVPPQPPSQLWTDDRSSLLSVIRSR